Proteins encoded by one window of Aphidius gifuensis isolate YNYX2018 linkage group LG2, ASM1490517v1, whole genome shotgun sequence:
- the LOC122849073 gene encoding phytanoyl-CoA dioxygenase, peroxisomal-like has protein sequence MKLKLRNFFFYISTFKHSSNIKKKIKISSMNGELILTKNNGKLTIDQRKFYENNGYLVIPKLISQKLLDDCSQRFDDYADGKIEKGSITVMRDIADKKLVNKIQDINHDVVFRRYIENKNILDIVESVIGKNIMAVHNMLISKPPDAGQNSSRHPPHQDLYYFPFRPANNIVATWTAIEPCNVENGCLFVSPGSHRLNKLYPHGYPKNAIVNKFYHGIQDLPSSMIWIDLEMKPGDTVFFHPLLIHGSGVNKSSRTRKAISCHYAASECSYIDVKGTFQENIEKEILDLMAKRYPGVDIKYQDVWKFKSSLVRGLRSNL, from the exons atgaaattgaaattaagaaatttttttttctatatttctacatttaaacattcatcaaatataaa gaaaaaaataaagatatcaAGCATGAATGGTGAactaattttaacaaaaaacaatggaaaattaacaattgatcaGAGAAAATTTTACGAAAATAATGGCTACCTTGTAATTCCAAAATTAATAtctcaaaaattattagacgACTGCAGTcaaag ATTTGATGATTATGCTgatggaaaaattgaaaaaggcTCGATCACTGTGATGCGTGATATCgctgataaaaaattagtcaaCAAAATTCAAGATATAAATCATGATGTTGTATTCCGTCGGtatattgagaataaaaatattcttgacATTGTTGAGAGtgtaattggaaaaaatataatggcCGTTCATAATATGCTCATTTCAAAACCACCAGATGCCGGACAAAATAGTAGCag acaTCCACCACATCAggatttgtattattttcctTTTCGTCCTGCTAATAATATCGTAGCTACGTGGACAGCGATCGAACCTTGTAATGTTGAAAATGGATGTTTATTTGTATCACCTGGTTCACATCGTCTCAATAAACTATATCCTCATGGTTATCCAAAAAATGCAATCGTTAATAAATTCTATCATGGTATTCAA GATTTACCAAGTTCAATGATTTGGATTGATCTTGAGATGAAACCAGGTGACACAGTGTTTTTTCATCCTCTCTTGATACATGGCTCAGGTGTTAATAAATCTTCAAGAACAAGAAAGGCAATTTCATGTCACTACGCAGCTTCTGAGTGTAGCTATAttgat GTAAAGGGAACATTTCAGGAAAATATTGAGAAAGAAATATTAGATTTGATGGCAAAAAGATATCCAGGTGTTGATATCAAATATCAAGATGTCTGGAAATTTAAATCATCTCTGGTTCGAGGTCTTCGGTCAAAtctttaa
- the LOC122849069 gene encoding G-protein coupled receptor 161-like has product MGPWAFGLPLFLISALGLLVNSYVLLVVLGLRKQPQQQQTANTLLLVHLSAVESAVCIVSIVFSISGWPITDTWCMFHGLLLTLLHPVALWTVTGLNCDRYYAIASPLHYTAKVSPKRITIGLIGSWTIGLLLCLPPLSGFAPSYEYNPGLGCCIPDFGNNSWGISGLIYSIIYIFIGLLLPAILVTICNLRILSIARYHRHRIASAIYEVTLSAQVTITHQRNPFFIPTITAPSSGGPPKFHSAASTVMQLVGSLYLLYLPYCVLILWELVCNGKHFHVHPKILSLASLLLASSPPINGLLYGLKSRTLRRSVQNYWRKKITKSELQQEIQARTPSVAGSRRPSASGPVSLFPFPPLQRRLSEALLNLGTKSQNSGFDNNNVIGFNKTKLQSAASCNTLRVPTTESNESNTRVVRTSTSAASLMGHFKNDREQVDINLSVFDTSKKSPRILITRTESLDCDSPIIKRTSITKNKNSIINEKRGLRQMSAGSDSSTGSSETNVWTTKILPKTSGTNLNNSMDNWPTGKRFTRVRTLEDMMLASNRASNNSESSDTTDTTTATTIASSTSTTTTILPTKSITMANEQSTCDDENLNDKFHISNDDGDDNEESQTNWSSSDDNDKYINDDINNDNYIKKIKNDKTGHTKKYNNYN; this is encoded by the exons ATGGGCCCTTGGGCCTTTGGTTTACCACTTTTCCTCATATCAGCATTGGGCCTACTTGTCAATTCTTATGTACTTCTTGTTGTTCTTGGTCTGCGAAAAcag ccccaacaacaacaaacagcAAATACACTCTTGCTAGTTCATCTTAGTGCTGTTGAATCAGCAGTTTGTATTGTTTCAATTGTATTCAGTATAAGTGGATGGCCCATAACTGACACATGGTGTATGTTTCATGGATTATTATTGACGTTATTACATCCGGTTGCACTGTGGACGGTGACAGGATTAAATTGTGatag GTATTATGCAATTGCATCACCACTACATTATACAGCAAAGGTATCACCGAAACGTATTACAATTGGTCTTATTGGTTCATGGACAATTGGATTGTTGCTTTGTTTACCTCCATTGTCGGGCTTTGCACCATCATATGAATATAATCCAGGTCTTGGATGTTGTATACCTGATTTTGGTAACAATAGTTGGGGTATTAGtggattaatatattcaattatttatatattcattggtCTATTGTTACCGGCAATACTTGTTACAATATGTAATTTACGTATTTTAAGTATTGCCAGATATCATCGTCATCGTATTGCAAGTGCAATTTATGAAGTTACATTGAGTGCACAAGTTACAATAACACATCAAAGAAATCCATTTTTTATACCAACAATTACAGCACCAAGTTCTGGTGGACCACCAAAATTTCACAGTGCAGCAAGTACa gtCATGCAGTTAGTCGGATCAttgtatttattgtatttaccATATtgtgtattaatattatggGAATTGGTGTGTAATGGTAAACATTTTCATGTTCATCCAAAAATACTGTCCTTGGCCTCACTATTATTGGCCAGTTCACCACCCATTAATGGTTTATTATATGGCCTCAAGTCACGAACTCTACGTCGTTCTGTTCAGAATTATtggcgaaaaaaaataacgaaatccGAATTGCAGcag gaAATTCAAGCAAGAACACCAAGTGTAGCTGGATCAAGAAGACCATCAGCAAGTGGTCCAGTATCATTATTTCCATTTCCTCCACTTCAAAGAAGATTAAGTGaagcattattaaatttaggaacaaaatcacaaaattctggctttgataataataacgttATTGGtttcaataaaacaaaacttCAATCAGCAGCATCATGCAATACATTACGAGTACCAACAACTGaatcaa aTGAAAGTAACACAAGAGTTGTGAGAACAAGCACAAGTGCAGCAAGTTTAATGggtcattttaaaaatgatagagAACaagttgatattaatttatcagtatTTGATACATCAAAGAAAAGTCCAAGAATATTAATAACACGTACTGAAAGTTTAGATTGTGATAGTCCAATTATAAAACGTACaagtattacaaaaaataaaaattccatcaTAAATGAGA AACGTGGATTGAGACAAATGAGTGCAGGTAGTGACAGCAGTACTGGCAGTAGTGAAACAAATGTTTggacaacaaaaatattgcCAAAAACAAGTGGtactaatttaaataattcaatggaCAATTGGCCAACTGGTAAACGTTTTACTCGTGTTAGAACACTTGAAGATATGATGCTTGCTAGTAATCGAGCTAGTAATAATAGTGAAAGTAGTGATACAACTGATACAACAACTGCCACAACAAtagcatcatcaacatcaacaacaacaacgattttaccaacaaaatcaataactatg GCAAACGAACAATCAACATGTGACGATGAAAActtgaatgataaatttcatataagTAATGATGACggtgatgataatgaagaaAGTCAAACAAATTGGAGTAGcagtgatgataatgataaatacattaatgatgatattaataatgataattatataaaaaaaattaaaaatgataaaactggtcatactaaaaaatataataattataattga
- the LOC122849072 gene encoding SREBP regulating gene protein — MLISWTTIVGLLRKKIVLGIIFGLSLTYFAISLFAHDKISTTLSTYVDDADESMIIDGDDVPIDDDIDDFSLKLSDADDVNISLNNLQDFGNINSTNTSRSCRNSIQGKVLIVDERGFVCARKEVLPSGCCSLDIVNDQNNDNFNLSKRERYSCDTCTSQGCCAIYEFCVSCCLHPGKKRIKKESHLPQNRRDIQQKYRKIDDTIKQRLRKLDKFQQCLAICRTSSASVRHENTYKNPNLKYCFTNHVIIGNQRSISDSNNNNNGDNVAITSSNVQLFNLDCFIPLFTNKTYDKIYLKNLSFFLLIYIFFQIISKQKKIIISIIFKVELTPLKYKLYSKKKKK, encoded by the exons ATGCTGATATCATGGACTACTATTGTAGGActacttagaaaaaaaattgtacttgGAATTATTTTTGGTTTATCGTTAACTTATTTTGCCATTTCACTTTTTGCTCATGAT aaAATAAGTACAACTTTATCAACTTATGTGGATGATGCCGATGAAAGTATGATtattgatggtgatgatgtaccaattgatgatgatattgatgatttctcattaaaattatctgatgctgatgatgttaatataagtttaaataatttacaagattTTGGCAATATTAATAGTACAAATACTTCAAGATCTTGTCGAAATTCTATCCAg ggAAAAGTCTTAATTGTGGATGAAAGAGGTTTTGTTTGTGCAAGAAAAGAAGTGCTTCCATCAGGATGTTGCAGTTTAGacattgtaaatgatcaaaataatgataattttaatttatcaaaaagagAAAGATACAGTTGTGATACATGTACATCACAGGGATGCTGTGCTATTTATGAATTTTGTGTATCATGTTGTCTTCATCCTGGAAAA aaaaGAATAAAGAAAGAATCCCACTTACCACAAAATCGTCGTgatatacaacaaaaatatcgtaaaattgatgatacaaTAAAACAACGTTTACgtaaacttgataaatttcaacaatGTCTGGCTATTTGTCGTACATCAAGTGCCAGTGTTAGACatgaaaatacatataaaaatccaaatttaaaatattgcttTACAAATCATGTAATTATTGGTAATCAACGTTCAATAAgtgattcaaataataataataatggcgATAATGTCGCTATTACATCTTCTAATGTCCAATTATTTAACCTTGATTGTTTTATTCCTTTATTCACAAACAAAACATatgacaaaatttatttaaaaaatttatcattttttttattaatatatatatttttccaaattattagtaaacaaaaaaagataataatatcgataataTTCAAAGTAGAACTTACacctttaaaatataaattatattcaaaaaaaaaaaaaaaatag
- the LOC122849074 gene encoding GATA zinc finger domain-containing protein 4-like: protein MINPSCFFVGNFLIFMIGVTWSAIYLAENINSQLKTLQSSNSSKTLSNVKKKTNNKANNNQTNTFGIPEGLPSLESSNYLNNEKLSSNKYSSLSKNEKKDPLTRRTTGHDVTSILYSNETSNENFTIVNGYHDKNETIETKNGLENLMLGYEKSLNFSSNNLLEFDGAVDGFSETTAVNDSLNLNGSLDAITLNNTDKKLHYQTYLIDTENGFVTINTTGTSDTQINISTVTGRNITIDSVATTTNKENIIPEINNTMEISETSTSIKNNNDEKMILFVGQNQSLSSDFFHDSIDNLTLQVTSENYTSTSTNESTNTVVFDEVLLSIGTDEISTGVFNMTTEK, encoded by the exons ATGATTAATCCATCgtgtttttttgttggaaattttttaatattcatgatTGGTGTTACTTGGAGTGCTATTTACCTTGCTGAAAATATAAACTCGCAATTGAAAACATTACAGTcatcaaattcatcaaaaacattatcaaatgttaaaaaaaaaactaataataaagcaaataataatcaaacaaataCATTTGGTATACCAGAAGGATTACCATCACTTGAATCTagtaattatttgaataatgaaaaattatcatcaaataaatattcatcactatcaaaaaatgagaaaaaag ATCCTTTAACCAGACGCACGACAGGACATGATGttacatcaattttatattcaaatgaaacatcg aatgaaaattttacaattgtcAATGGAtatcatgataaaaatgagactattgaaacaaaaaatggattagaaaatttaatgttaGGATACGAAAagagtttaaatttttcttcaaacaaTTTATTGGAATTTGATGGTGCTGTCGATGGATTTAGTGAGACTACTGCAGTCAATGAtagtttgaatttaaatggATCTTTAGATGCAATCACACTAAAtaatactgataaaaaattacattatcaAACGTATTTGATAGATACTGAAAATGGCTTTGTTACTATAAACACGACAGGAACATCTGATACTCAGATCAATATATCCACAGTGACTGGTCGTAACATTACCATTGACTCTGTGGCTACTACAactaataaagaaaatattattcctgaaataaataacactATGGAAATTTCTGAAACATCAACaagcattaaaaataataatgatgaaaaaatgataCTTTTTGTTGGACAAAACCAATCGCTTTCATCggatttttttcatgattcaattgataatttaacgTTACAAGTTACAAGTGAAAATTATACTTCAACGTCAACAAATGAATCAACGAATACAGTTGTTTTCGATGAagttttattgtcaattggCACAGATGAAATTTCAACAGGAGTATTCAATATgacaactgaaaaataa
- the LOC122849075 gene encoding mitochondrial carnitine/acylcarnitine carrier protein-like, whose product MDNSKERTLQNYLIAGGFGGICTTLIGHPFDTIKVRMQVVPGLYINSFDATWKIITHEGRTGLYKGMSAQLIGIVPIFALSILSYESGKKLLTKIDEDEQNLKPKKLFLAGMFSGLTTTIFSVPGERIKCLLQMQVC is encoded by the exons ATGGACAACTCAAAAGAGCGAACCCTCCAAAATTATCTCAtag CTGGTGGTTTTGGTGGTATTTGTACGACTTTAATTGGTCATCCATTTGATACTATCAAAGTTCGAATGCAAGTTGTACCTGGCCTTTATATCAATTCGTTTGATGCGActtggaaaataataacacatgAAGGAAGAACGGGACTGTATAAA ggTATGAGTGCACAATTGATTGGTATTGTACCAATATTTGCACTCAGTATTTTAAGTTATGAGAGTGGCAAAAAATTACTGacaaaaattgatgaagatgaacagaatttaaaaccaaaaaaattatttttagctgGTATGTTTAGTGGTTTAACAACGACAATTTTTAGTGTACCTGGGGAACGTATAAAATGTCTTTTACAAATGCAGgtttgttaa